One Cucurbita pepo subsp. pepo cultivar mu-cu-16 chromosome LG07, ASM280686v2, whole genome shotgun sequence genomic region harbors:
- the LOC111797985 gene encoding protein DOWNSTREAM OF FLC-like, protein MARFVILFALCVLPALVAATRPVRTPFVVRGKVYCDTCLAGFETSATTYIPGAKVKIECKNRNTMELLYSQEATTDSTGSYSLLVNEDHEDQVCDASLISSPEKECSAVSEGRDRARVILTRFNGIASNDRYVNAMGFARDEALSGCNQVLSQYQDIED, encoded by the exons atgGCGCGATTTGTGATTCTCTTTGCTCTCTGTGTGCTTCCCGCGCTCGTCGCCGCTACCCGCCCTGTCAGGACTCCGTTTGTTGTTCGTGGTAAAGTCTACTGTGATACTTGTCTTGCCGGCTTCGAAACCTCCGCCACTACCTACATTCCCG GTGCTAAGGTCAAAATCGAATGCAAGAACAGGAACACCATGGAACTTCTCTACAGCCAAGAGGCCACAACAGACTCCACTGGTTCTTACTCACTCTTAGTCAACGAGGACCACGAGGACCAAGTTTGTGATGCTTCGCTAATCAGCAGCCCTGAGAAGGAGTGCTCGGCAGTATCTGAAGGCCGTGACCGTGCCCGTGTGATCCTCACCCGCTTCAATGGCATTGCCTCAAACGACCGTTACGTCAATGCCATGGGTTTCGCAAGAGATGAAGCTTTGTCTGGCTGCAACCAAGTCCTCAGCCAATACCAGGACATCGAAGATTAG
- the LOC111798405 gene encoding uncharacterized protein LOC111798405 gives MAAAVFHQSLGTFLPHGQANVASNVPKLNSKCFKVEVGVFGKKSPRSRNTSIRAIQSSSSQTSVVDPILSPSINTSDDSQKKQNEAALILIRHGESLWNEKNLFTGCVDVPLTRKGVEEAIEAGKRISNIPVDMIYTSSLIRAQMTAMLAMTQHRRKKVPVIIHNETEQARVWSQIFSEETIKQSIPVIASWRLNERMYGELQGLNKQETADRYGKEQVHEWRRSYDIPPPNGESLEMCAERAVAYFKDQIVPQLQSGKNVMIAAHGNSLRSIIMYLDKLTSQEVISLELSTGIPMLYIFKEGNFIRRGSPAGPSEAGVYAYTRRLALYRQKLDEMLN, from the exons ATGGCTGCTGCAGTATTTCACCAATCTCTTGGGACTTTTCTTCCCCATGGACAAGCTAATGTTGCAAGTAATGTGCcaaaattgaattcaaaatgTTTCAAGGTCGAAGTTGGGGTCTTCGGAAAGAAGTCTCCTAGATCTAGAAATACTTCTATAAGAGCAATTCAATCCTCTTCTTCTCAAACTTCAGTTGTTGATCCCATTTTATCACCTTCAATCAACACCTCTGATGACTCGCAAAAAAAGCAGA ATGAAGCTGCTTTGATCTTGATTCGACACGGAGAATCGTTGTGGAACGAAAAGAACTTATTTACCGGCTGTGTTGATGTGCCACTGACCAGGAAAGGTGTGGAAGAGGCAATTGAAGCTGGCAAGAGAATCAGCAACATACCTGTCGACATGATCTATACATCGTCTCTCATTCGTGCACAGATGACTGCTATGCTTGCCATGACTCAACATCGTCGTAAGAAg GTTCCAGTTATCATTCACAACGAAACCGAGCAGGCAAGGGTTTGGAGTCAAATATTTAGTGAAGAAACCATAAAACAATCCATCCCAGTAATAGCATCTTGGCGATTGAATGAAAGAAT GTATGGGGAACTACAGGGTCTCAATAAGCAGGAGACCGCCGATAGATATGGTAAAGAACAAGTCCACGAATGGCGTCGGAGTTACGACATTCCTCCCCCAAATGGCGAGAGTTTGGAAATGTGTGCGGAGAGAGCTGTTGCTTATTTTAAAGACCAA ATTGTTCCCCAGCTGCAATCTGGAAAGAATGTAATGATAGCAGCACATGGAAACTCATTGAGGTCCATAATCATGTATCTAGACAAACTAACTTCTCAAGAG GTTATTAGCTTAGAGCTATCAACTGGAATACCCATGCTCTACATATTTAAAGAAGGAAACTTCATCAGGAGGGGAAGTCCTGCAGGACCTTCTGAGGCAGGCGTTTACGCCTATACCAGG CGTTTGGCTCTCTACAGACAGAAGTTAGATGAgatgttaaattaa